The Kaustia mangrovi genome has a segment encoding these proteins:
- a CDS encoding ABC transporter permease, whose protein sequence is MTDIAANSGPSSPTEITTADGTPLKVSLRRSERRARWRAFLLVAPLLAFLVVTFGFPIVAMMSRSVYNPEVANYLPNTAEAIQEWDGEGIPDEAVFTAMAEDMRVGSENRTIGRAAGRINREIPGARSQVMGTARDLDEMQPPYREAFLAADEGWANPTFWRLIKRETRIITPAYYLLALDFEYSPDGEIVERPETYQIYRLLFIRTAWMSLAITGLCILLGYPVAYMLATLPLRTSNLLMILVLLPFWTSLLVRTSAWIVLLQQQGVINELLVWAGFIDTGDRIRMIYNQTGTIIAMVHILLPFMILPLYSVMKTIPPSYMRAARSLGANQFTAFTKVYMPLTIPGLAAGVLLVFILAIGYYITPALVGGETGIFISNLIASNMQGTSAQLKLASALATILLLLVLVIYWLFNKLVGVDRLKFG, encoded by the coding sequence ATGACTGATATTGCGGCCAATTCGGGACCGTCGTCGCCGACGGAAATCACAACCGCCGACGGCACGCCCCTGAAAGTATCGTTGCGGCGGTCGGAACGCAGGGCGCGCTGGCGTGCCTTCCTGCTGGTCGCACCGCTTCTGGCGTTCCTCGTCGTCACCTTCGGTTTCCCGATCGTGGCCATGATGTCGCGGTCGGTCTACAATCCGGAAGTCGCCAACTACCTGCCGAACACCGCCGAGGCCATCCAGGAGTGGGACGGCGAGGGCATTCCCGACGAGGCGGTCTTCACCGCCATGGCGGAGGACATGCGCGTCGGTTCGGAAAACCGGACCATCGGGCGTGCGGCCGGGCGCATCAACCGCGAGATCCCGGGAGCCCGCAGCCAGGTCATGGGCACGGCACGCGATCTCGACGAGATGCAGCCACCTTACAGGGAGGCCTTCCTGGCCGCCGACGAGGGCTGGGCAAACCCGACATTCTGGCGGCTCATCAAGCGCGAGACCCGCATCATCACACCGGCCTATTATCTTCTGGCGCTCGATTTCGAATATTCGCCCGACGGCGAGATCGTCGAGCGGCCGGAGACTTATCAGATCTACCGCCTGCTGTTCATCCGGACGGCCTGGATGAGCCTCGCGATCACGGGGCTGTGCATCCTTCTCGGCTATCCGGTCGCCTATATGCTGGCGACGCTGCCGCTGCGCACCTCGAACCTCCTGATGATCCTCGTCCTCCTGCCGTTCTGGACATCGCTGCTCGTGCGGACATCCGCCTGGATCGTGCTGCTCCAGCAGCAGGGCGTGATCAACGAATTGCTCGTCTGGGCGGGCTTCATCGACACGGGCGACCGGATAAGGATGATCTACAACCAGACCGGCACGATCATCGCGATGGTGCACATCCTGCTGCCCTTCATGATCCTGCCGCTCTATTCGGTCATGAAGACCATTCCGCCATCCTATATGCGCGCGGCGCGGTCCCTGGGGGCCAACCAGTTCACGGCCTTCACGAAGGTCTATATGCCGCTGACGATCCCGGGGCTTGCGGCGGGCGTGCTGCTCGTCTTCATCCTGGCGATCGGCTACTACATCACGCCGGCGCTGGTCGGCGGCGAGACCGGTATCTTCATCTCGAACCTCATCGCATCAAACATGCAGGGCACGAGCGCGCAGCTGAAGCTCGCCTCGGCGCTGGCGACCATCCTGCTGCTGCTGGTGCTGGTGATATACTGGCTGTTCAACAAGCTTGTCGGCGTCGACCGGCTGAAATTCGGCTGA
- a CDS encoding extracellular solute-binding protein, with protein sequence MKDMLKLGVSTAVAVAFLGAAGVASAEDSLTIVSWGGAYTNSQVKAYHEPYSEKTGTKIFNEDKSANALAGIRAQVEAGNVTWNVVDMLQADAQRACDEGLIMEVPHDEWLAPGPNGEPASKDFIDGTLGDCFIPQILYATMFAYNTDAFPDGGPKTVADIWDLEKYPGTRSLQKIPQKNLEWALIADGVPADEVYEVLATKEGQDRAFKKLDEIKDSVIWWSEGAQPPQMLADKEAVIATAYNGRVFNAQVNEDQPFKIMWDHQMFEVDGWVVPVGNEDKINLIKDYLYFATDTQRLADQAKYISYGPARKSSAPLVGKHEATGVDMKPHMPTSPENLKTAVRFDTTFWADYGDALEERFNAWLAQ encoded by the coding sequence ATGAAAGATATGCTCAAGCTCGGCGTCTCCACCGCCGTTGCCGTTGCCTTTCTGGGCGCGGCCGGCGTGGCGAGCGCCGAGGATTCGCTGACCATCGTCTCCTGGGGCGGGGCCTACACGAATTCTCAGGTCAAGGCCTATCACGAGCCTTACAGCGAGAAGACCGGCACCAAGATCTTCAACGAGGACAAGTCGGCCAACGCGCTGGCCGGCATCCGTGCCCAGGTCGAGGCCGGCAATGTGACGTGGAACGTCGTGGACATGCTCCAGGCCGATGCGCAGCGCGCCTGCGACGAGGGCCTCATCATGGAGGTTCCCCACGACGAGTGGCTCGCGCCGGGCCCCAATGGCGAGCCGGCCTCGAAGGACTTCATCGACGGCACGCTGGGCGACTGCTTCATCCCGCAGATCCTGTATGCGACCATGTTCGCCTACAACACGGATGCCTTCCCCGATGGCGGGCCGAAGACGGTCGCCGACATCTGGGACCTGGAGAAGTATCCGGGCACGCGCTCGCTGCAGAAGATCCCGCAGAAGAACCTCGAATGGGCTCTGATCGCCGACGGCGTCCCAGCCGACGAGGTCTATGAGGTGCTGGCCACGAAGGAAGGCCAGGACCGGGCCTTCAAGAAGCTCGACGAGATCAAGGACAGCGTGATCTGGTGGTCGGAGGGTGCCCAGCCGCCCCAGATGCTCGCCGACAAGGAGGCGGTGATCGCCACCGCCTATAACGGCCGCGTTTTCAATGCCCAGGTCAACGAGGACCAGCCCTTCAAGATCATGTGGGACCACCAGATGTTCGAGGTCGATGGCTGGGTCGTGCCCGTGGGCAACGAGGACAAGATCAACCTGATCAAGGACTATCTCTATTTCGCCACGGACACGCAGCGTCTGGCGGATCAGGCCAAGTACATCTCCTACGGTCCGGCGCGCAAGTCGTCGGCCCCGCTCGTCGGCAAGCACGAGGCGACCGGCGTCGACATGAAGCCGCATATGCCGACCAGCCCGGAGAACCTGAAGACGGCCGTCAGGTTCGACACGACCTTCTGGGCGGATTATGGCGACGCGCTCGAGGAGCGCTTCAACGCCTGGCTGGCCCAGTAA
- a CDS encoding ABC transporter ATP-binding protein: MTDEAVVDDPMVRFVDVQKSYDGETLVVKNLNLDIAKGEFVTMLGPSGSGKTTCLMMLAGFEPATHGEIYLNDRPINNVPPHKRGIGMVFQNYALFPHMTVAENLAFPLQVRGLGKADTEARVKRALEMVELPGFEGRRPAQLSGGQQQRVAVARALVFEPDLVLMDEPLGALDKQLREQMQFEIKHIHESLGVTVVYVTHDQSEALTMSDRIAVFNDGRIQQLSTPDVLYEQPDNSFVAQFIGENNKLQGTIEALEDNVCKVKLDTGELIDALPVNVEGVGARTTLSLRPERVEINPNGNAANVLEGEIEELIYLGDHIRTRMSVAGHEDFIVKIPNKSGHQALREGTRTKIGWKTGDCRALDPIVLE; encoded by the coding sequence ATGACGGACGAGGCTGTCGTCGACGACCCTATGGTGCGGTTCGTCGATGTTCAAAAGAGCTATGACGGCGAGACTCTCGTCGTAAAAAACCTCAATCTGGATATCGCCAAGGGCGAATTCGTGACCATGCTTGGCCCGTCGGGGTCGGGCAAGACGACCTGCCTGATGATGCTGGCGGGCTTCGAGCCGGCGACCCATGGCGAGATCTATCTCAACGACAGGCCGATCAACAATGTGCCGCCCCACAAGCGCGGCATCGGCATGGTGTTCCAGAACTATGCCCTGTTCCCCCACATGACCGTGGCGGAGAACCTGGCGTTTCCGCTTCAGGTGCGCGGCCTCGGCAAGGCCGACACCGAGGCCCGCGTGAAGCGTGCGCTGGAGATGGTGGAGCTGCCCGGCTTCGAGGGGCGCAGGCCCGCCCAGCTCTCCGGCGGCCAGCAGCAGCGCGTCGCCGTGGCCCGGGCCCTGGTGTTCGAGCCGGACCTCGTCCTCATGGACGAGCCGCTCGGCGCGCTCGACAAGCAGCTGCGCGAGCAGATGCAGTTCGAGATCAAGCACATTCACGAGAGCCTCGGCGTCACCGTCGTCTATGTCACCCACGACCAGTCCGAAGCACTGACCATGTCGGACCGGATCGCGGTCTTCAACGACGGCCGGATCCAGCAGCTCTCCACGCCCGACGTGCTCTACGAGCAGCCCGACAACAGCTTCGTCGCCCAGTTCATCGGCGAGAACAACAAGCTGCAGGGCACCATCGAGGCGCTGGAGGACAACGTGTGCAAGGTCAAGCTCGACACGGGCGAGCTGATCGACGCGCTGCCGGTGAATGTCGAGGGGGTGGGTGCGCGCACCACACTCTCTCTGCGGCCGGAGCGGGTCGAGATCAATCCCAATGGCAACGCCGCCAATGTGCTCGAGGGCGAGATCGAGGAGCTGATCTATCTCGGCGATCACATCCGCACCCGCATGTCCGTCGCCGGCCATGAGGACTTCATCGTGAAGATCCCCAACAAGTCCGGCCACCAGGCCTTGCGCGAGGGAACACGGACCAAGATCGGCTGGAAGACGGGCGATTGCCGCGCGCTCGATCCGATCGTTCTCGAATAG
- a CDS encoding isochorismatase family protein, translating into MRPAVEEDRGFIRPQTAPLLVMVDMQREYVEEGRPLYLHEIDGSLARCKALLDTARARNWDVAHVFWRCSGPLFNPRTPYWEAIDGFHARATSEKVFFKSEPSAYSSETFARMMADRQPAVTYLAGYQGTLACLWTMVDAHERGHDMVFVGDGSHSAATDAAGEAQTHSTLVEIVRQFADVVSVQEVVGENEGTARPMAETGADLMDRPVLAARAV; encoded by the coding sequence ATGCGCCCCGCTGTCGAGGAGGATCGGGGCTTCATCCGTCCGCAAACGGCGCCGCTGCTCGTGATGGTCGACATGCAGCGCGAATATGTCGAGGAAGGCAGGCCGCTGTATCTGCACGAGATCGACGGGAGCCTTGCGCGCTGCAAGGCGCTCCTCGACACCGCGCGGGCGAGGAACTGGGATGTCGCCCATGTGTTCTGGCGCTGCTCGGGGCCGCTGTTCAATCCGCGCACGCCCTATTGGGAGGCGATCGACGGTTTCCACGCCCGTGCGACCTCGGAGAAGGTGTTCTTCAAGAGCGAGCCTTCGGCCTATTCGAGCGAGACCTTCGCCCGGATGATGGCGGATCGCCAGCCGGCGGTGACCTATCTGGCCGGCTATCAGGGCACGCTCGCCTGCCTGTGGACCATGGTCGATGCCCATGAGCGCGGGCACGACATGGTGTTCGTGGGCGACGGATCGCATTCCGCCGCGACCGATGCGGCCGGCGAGGCGCAGACCCATTCGACCCTGGTGGAGATCGTCAGGCAGTTCGCCGACGTGGTCAGCGTGCAGGAGGTCGTCGGCGAGAACGAAGGGACGGCGAGACCTATGGCGGAGACCGGTGCCGACCTGATGGACAGACCGGTGCTCGCAGCACGGGCCGTCTAG
- a CDS encoding GNAT family N-acetyltransferase, producing the protein MTMMNDNYAFNTYRKSGTRSPYTNQKEIGIKVADCIEDLMKVFAIRSAVYLSEQECPYEEEFDGNDFSASHLIGYMGDEPVACMRVRYFADFAKLERFALRKEYRKSRMALVMARAAIELCRVKGYTKIYGHAQDPLVKFWARFGGKPIEPQRDLYFSDYRYTEIVIETEPHPDALSMESDPYVLIRPEGQWSDPGILDQSATRSSAHG; encoded by the coding sequence ATGACCATGATGAACGACAACTACGCGTTTAACACCTATCGCAAGAGCGGCACGCGGTCGCCCTACACGAACCAGAAGGAGATCGGGATCAAGGTCGCCGACTGCATCGAGGACCTGATGAAGGTCTTCGCGATCCGCTCCGCCGTCTATCTGAGCGAGCAGGAGTGCCCCTATGAGGAGGAGTTCGACGGCAACGACTTCTCCGCCTCCCATCTCATCGGCTATATGGGCGACGAGCCGGTGGCCTGCATGCGGGTGCGCTATTTCGCCGATTTCGCCAAGCTGGAGCGCTTCGCGCTGCGCAAGGAGTACCGCAAGTCGCGCATGGCGCTGGTGATGGCGCGCGCCGCCATCGAGCTGTGCCGGGTGAAGGGCTACACGAAGATCTACGGGCATGCCCAGGATCCGCTGGTCAAGTTCTGGGCGCGGTTCGGCGGCAAGCCCATCGAGCCGCAGCGCGACCTGTATTTCTCCGACTACCGCTATACCGAGATCGTGATCGAGACGGAGCCGCATCCCGATGCCCTGTCCATGGAGAGCGATCCCTATGTTTTGATCCGGCCCGAGGGCCAGTGGTCGGATCCGGGCATCCTGGACCAGTCGGCAACCCGCTCCAGCGCCCATGGGTGA
- a CDS encoding LysR family transcriptional regulator, whose product MPKKLERRDANIEQAAETAPPPDWDDIRLFVTAAEARSLRKAAERLRMSSSTIVRRIDKLEYALQARLFDRLPDGVELTPAGLAILQHAKRMESSSFELQRAVQARDTNPTGLVRVSITEGLGTYWVAPRLVELQRTNPKLVIELKCAMESADVLRMEADIAVQFTRPTNPDLKVTKLGRLHVYPFASKEYIATYGMPRSREDILNHRLIDQYAPQLEEGVAARFLGIRNPEGIVGMRTNASTAHYHAVEKGAGIGGLATYAAVLSDDLVAIDVGFHHHVDIWMTYHPDVRQSTRVSIMIDWLKETFSPQRFPWFRDEFIHPRELRKLPADSWKINLVNTQPTIFDTDEP is encoded by the coding sequence GTGCCCAAAAAATTAGAGCGCCGTGATGCAAATATCGAACAGGCTGCGGAAACGGCGCCCCCACCGGACTGGGACGACATCCGCCTGTTCGTGACGGCGGCGGAGGCGCGCAGCCTGCGCAAGGCGGCGGAGCGCCTGCGCATGAGTTCGTCGACCATCGTGCGGCGAATCGACAAGCTCGAATATGCGCTTCAGGCTCGACTGTTCGACCGCCTGCCCGACGGTGTGGAGCTCACCCCGGCGGGGCTTGCCATCCTGCAGCACGCCAAGCGCATGGAATCCTCCAGCTTCGAGCTGCAGCGGGCCGTGCAGGCGCGCGACACCAATCCGACGGGGCTCGTGCGCGTGTCCATCACCGAGGGGCTCGGCACCTATTGGGTCGCCCCGCGGCTCGTGGAGCTGCAGCGCACCAATCCGAAGCTCGTCATCGAGCTCAAATGCGCCATGGAAAGCGCGGACGTGCTGCGCATGGAGGCGGATATCGCCGTCCAGTTCACCCGTCCGACCAACCCCGACCTCAAGGTCACCAAGCTCGGGCGCCTGCACGTCTATCCCTTCGCCTCGAAGGAATATATCGCCACCTACGGCATGCCGCGCTCGCGCGAGGACATCCTGAACCACCGGCTGATCGACCAGTATGCCCCGCAGCTGGAGGAAGGCGTCGCCGCGCGGTTCCTGGGCATCCGCAATCCGGAAGGCATTGTCGGCATGCGCACCAATGCGAGCACGGCGCACTACCACGCCGTGGAGAAGGGGGCGGGCATTGGTGGGCTCGCCACCTATGCGGCCGTGCTGTCGGACGATCTCGTGGCGATCGATGTGGGCTTCCACCACCATGTCGACATCTGGATGACCTATCACCCCGATGTGCGCCAGTCGACGCGCGTCTCCATCATGATCGACTGGTTGAAGGAAACCTTCTCGCCGCAGCGTTTCCCGTGGTTCCGCGACGAGTTCATCCATCCGCGCGAGTTGCGCAAGCTGCCGGCCGATTCCTGGAAGATCAACCTCGTCAACACCCAGCCGACGATCTTCGACACCGACGAGCCGTGA
- a CDS encoding DUF3306 domain-containing protein, with amino-acid sequence MARDETFIARWSRRKLKEERDEDRDAPVSPDESGTPAEAGTAPDVSGQDGEGTGEALTPEEEAMVRELEEVDIDALTHEDDFTRFLHKKVPAELKRRALRKLWTTDPLFAIRDGLNDYDTDFTDKATVVETLKSAWMPGCGYAPEESEEPEEPEEEAPGAAAASQDDEAVASVDGEERDQAGESSADGAEEEGPEPDPNRRA; translated from the coding sequence ATGGCGAGGGATGAGACCTTCATAGCGCGCTGGTCGCGGCGCAAGCTCAAGGAGGAGCGCGACGAGGATCGCGATGCGCCCGTCTCCCCCGACGAATCCGGAACGCCGGCCGAAGCCGGGACCGCTCCGGACGTGTCCGGGCAGGATGGGGAGGGAACCGGCGAGGCGCTGACGCCGGAGGAAGAGGCGATGGTGCGCGAGCTCGAGGAGGTCGATATCGACGCGCTGACCCATGAGGACGATTTCACCCGCTTCCTCCACAAGAAGGTGCCGGCGGAGCTGAAGCGCCGTGCGCTGCGCAAGCTGTGGACCACCGATCCGCTCTTCGCCATCCGCGATGGGCTCAACGATTACGACACCGACTTCACCGACAAGGCGACCGTCGTTGAGACCTTGAAGAGTGCCTGGATGCCTGGGTGTGGCTATGCACCCGAGGAGTCCGAAGAGCCGGAGGAGCCGGAGGAGGAGGCGCCCGGGGCGGCGGCTGCTTCTCAGGATGACGAGGCTGTCGCGTCTGTCGACGGGGAGGAGCGGGACCAGGCGGGCGAGTCCTCGGCGGACGGCGCCGAGGAGGAGGGGCCCGAACCGGATCCCAATCGCCGTGCCTGA
- a CDS encoding DUF3305 domain-containing protein has product MTTADTIALGVVVEKRRIDHPWADEEWKAVAVIAGAPDRPDWTVLREGAETVQYHAATLPLTVHRSDTEAYLYNLNAPHPSVFVIMRRNEEASGGAPFTVARLTASAYEAQDYLDSGEEDVARVDMPPDVGLWLEAFVAAHHHEQPFVKRKRDRVDVEEHKFGQEPLVELRERMRRARGGEGGHHGEG; this is encoded by the coding sequence ATGACGACCGCTGACACCATCGCTCTCGGGGTCGTGGTCGAGAAGCGCAGGATCGACCATCCCTGGGCGGACGAGGAATGGAAGGCCGTCGCGGTCATCGCCGGTGCACCGGACAGGCCGGACTGGACGGTGCTGCGCGAGGGCGCGGAGACCGTGCAGTATCACGCCGCGACCCTGCCGCTGACCGTGCACCGGTCGGACACGGAGGCCTATCTCTACAATCTGAACGCCCCGCACCCGTCCGTCTTCGTGATCATGCGCCGCAACGAGGAGGCGTCGGGCGGTGCGCCCTTCACGGTCGCGCGGCTCACCGCCAGCGCCTACGAGGCGCAGGATTATCTCGATTCCGGCGAGGAGGATGTCGCACGCGTGGACATGCCGCCCGATGTCGGCCTGTGGTTGGAGGCGTTCGTGGCCGCCCATCATCACGAGCAACCCTTCGTGAAGCGCAAGCGCGACAGGGTGGATGTGGAGGAGCACAAATTCGGTCAGGAGCCGCTCGTGGAGCTGCGCGAACGCATGCGCCGCGCCCGTGGCGGCGAGGGTGGACACCATGGCGAGGGATGA
- a CDS encoding 4Fe-4S binding protein, producing the protein MKLKGRQVLLCNCERTMALDPAKLARALGSDEPPTIHSHLCRSEAARYSAALEDGEPLLVACTQEAPLFRELAAEAGHEGELHFANIRERAGWTGDKADLSAKIAALLGEAALEIEPAGTTTLSSDGICLVYGRGQEALDAATKLQGRLNVSLLLADDDGIVPPHRAEVAIHKGRIVAAEGHFGAFSVTVKDYAPVIPSSRAGLDFAMARQEAHAECSLILDLTGGTPLFPSAERRDGYLRADPRDPAAIATALFDICDLVGEFEKPLYVHYDADLCAHSRNGQTGCTRCLDNCPASAISPNGDEVAIDPALCGGCGVCASVCPTGAASYRLPRREDLLKRIRTLVDTYLGAGGTDPVLLVHDGRHGEEMLSALARFGRGLPAHVLPLAVNETTQIGHEAMAVALAAGARAVLLLADPRHPEELEGLRAEARLVNALMAGMGHGGHDRAEIVAETDPDAVEAVVWRPRDGTGPAPHAFVPSGLKREAARMALTALNEGAPEPATLLALPDGAPYGRISVDTDGCTMCLACVSACPTGALKDNPDRPELRFVEQACVQCGLCRRTCPEQVIALEPRYNFTPGVMEPVLLNEEEPFTCIRCGKPFGTKSAVERIAATLAGKHSMFRSEEAARLIRMCDDCRIEAQAEGGRDPFAMGERPRVRTTQDYLDEAEAEKAEKTKTAGRRSADDFLIDK; encoded by the coding sequence ATGAAACTCAAGGGCAGGCAGGTGCTGCTGTGCAATTGCGAGCGCACCATGGCGCTCGATCCGGCAAAGCTCGCCAGGGCGCTCGGCTCGGACGAGCCCCCGACCATCCACAGCCATCTCTGCCGCAGCGAGGCCGCGCGCTATTCGGCAGCACTCGAGGACGGCGAGCCGCTGCTCGTCGCCTGCACGCAGGAGGCCCCCCTGTTCCGCGAGCTCGCGGCGGAGGCCGGGCATGAGGGCGAGCTCCATTTTGCCAATATCCGCGAGCGCGCCGGCTGGACGGGGGACAAGGCCGACCTCTCCGCGAAGATCGCCGCATTGCTCGGCGAGGCCGCCCTCGAGATCGAGCCCGCCGGCACCACGACCCTCTCCTCCGACGGCATATGCCTCGTCTATGGCCGCGGACAGGAGGCCCTGGACGCGGCGACGAAGCTGCAGGGCCGGCTCAATGTCTCCCTGCTCCTCGCCGACGACGACGGCATCGTGCCGCCGCACAGGGCGGAGGTAGCGATCCACAAGGGCCGCATCGTCGCCGCGGAGGGTCATTTCGGCGCCTTCTCCGTCACGGTGAAGGACTATGCGCCCGTGATCCCCTCCTCGCGCGCCGGCCTCGACTTCGCCATGGCGAGGCAGGAGGCGCACGCCGAGTGCAGCCTGATCCTCGACCTCACCGGCGGGACACCGCTCTTCCCCTCCGCGGAACGCCGCGACGGCTATCTCCGCGCCGACCCGCGCGACCCGGCCGCCATCGCCACGGCCCTGTTCGACATCTGCGACCTCGTCGGCGAGTTCGAGAAGCCGCTCTATGTCCATTACGATGCCGATCTGTGCGCCCATTCCCGCAACGGGCAGACAGGCTGTACGCGCTGCCTGGACAATTGCCCCGCCTCCGCGATCTCGCCCAATGGCGACGAGGTCGCGATCGACCCGGCGCTGTGCGGCGGCTGCGGCGTGTGCGCGAGCGTGTGCCCGACGGGTGCGGCTTCCTACCGACTGCCCCGACGCGAGGACCTGCTGAAGCGCATTCGCACCCTCGTCGACACCTATCTCGGCGCGGGCGGGACCGATCCCGTCCTCCTTGTCCATGACGGCCGCCATGGCGAGGAGATGCTCTCCGCGCTCGCCCGCTTCGGGCGCGGCCTGCCGGCCCATGTGCTGCCGCTCGCGGTCAACGAGACGACGCAGATCGGGCATGAGGCCATGGCCGTCGCGCTCGCCGCCGGCGCCCGAGCCGTCCTGCTTCTCGCCGACCCCCGGCACCCGGAAGAGCTGGAGGGACTTCGCGCGGAGGCCCGCCTCGTCAACGCGCTCATGGCCGGCATGGGCCATGGCGGGCATGACAGGGCGGAGATCGTCGCGGAGACCGACCCCGATGCAGTCGAGGCCGTCGTCTGGCGGCCGCGCGACGGGACGGGTCCCGCGCCGCACGCCTTCGTGCCCTCCGGCCTCAAGCGCGAGGCCGCCCGCATGGCGCTGACCGCGCTCAACGAGGGGGCACCGGAGCCCGCCACGCTTCTCGCCCTGCCCGACGGCGCGCCCTATGGGCGGATCTCGGTCGACACCGATGGCTGCACCATGTGCCTCGCCTGTGTCAGCGCCTGTCCTACGGGTGCGCTGAAGGACAATCCCGACCGTCCGGAGCTGCGTTTCGTGGAGCAGGCCTGCGTCCAGTGCGGCCTGTGCCGCAGGACCTGTCCCGAACAGGTCATCGCGCTCGAGCCGCGCTACAATTTCACACCCGGCGTCATGGAACCCGTCCTCCTCAACGAGGAGGAGCCCTTCACCTGCATCCGCTGCGGCAAGCCCTTCGGCACGAAGAGTGCGGTGGAGCGCATCGCCGCAACGCTTGCCGGCAAGCACAGCATGTTCCGCAGCGAGGAGGCCGCCCGGCTGATCCGCATGTGCGACGACTGCCGGATCGAGGCCCAGGCCGAAGGCGGCCGCGACCCCTTCGCCATGGGCGAGCGCCCGCGCGTGCGCACCACGCAGGACTATCTCGACGAGGCCGAAGCGGAGAAGGCAGAGAAGACGAAGACGGCGGGCAGGCGCTCCGCCGACGACTTCCTCATCGACAAGTAG
- a CDS encoding SLC13 family permease — MAQLTLARDSLQVHEPSAGWSSWLVRQGYQHLKVLRTQVNLYYFWEKRWFFIALAIGAVLLSLPQPEGLSRAGMIMLSMSAVVTILFITQPVPLPAVALLIIIGQVLLVGVDSTQVAKNLMTDSVLFIMGSLMLAVAVVSQKLDKRIAWFIVQFTGTRTFNVCFGISAVCGLLASFIGEHTVAAMMLPVGITLISLTSQNPARIKNLAALILFSIVFGCTTAGIGTPSGGARNAIMIGYWQEFFYNPAVRNTDRYLVDYATWMLYGYPLFLAQLLFVTPILYFTFRPERKDLARAIAKLRMQIQMDGPMTPDNWLTIVLFGLIMLGWITLSQDIGMGTVALIGTTAFLVTGLVRWEDINSGVNWGVVLLYAAAISLGVEMKVTGAAEWVANSVLDIFAPLGLSHGLGLLAGVALLTAGVANTMAPGAAVAVLGPSF; from the coding sequence GTGGCACAGCTAACGCTTGCACGCGACAGTCTTCAGGTTCACGAACCGTCCGCTGGATGGTCGTCTTGGCTCGTGCGCCAGGGCTACCAGCATCTCAAGGTGCTGCGCACCCAGGTAAACCTCTATTATTTCTGGGAAAAGCGCTGGTTCTTCATCGCGCTCGCCATCGGGGCCGTCCTCCTGTCGCTGCCCCAGCCGGAGGGTCTGTCGCGCGCCGGCATGATCATGCTGTCCATGTCGGCGGTGGTGACGATCCTGTTCATCACGCAGCCGGTGCCGCTGCCCGCCGTGGCACTGCTCATCATCATCGGCCAGGTCCTTCTCGTGGGTGTCGATTCGACCCAGGTGGCGAAGAACCTGATGACCGATTCCGTGCTGTTCATCATGGGCTCGCTCATGCTGGCGGTCGCGGTGGTGTCGCAGAAGCTCGACAAGCGCATCGCCTGGTTCATCGTCCAGTTCACGGGCACACGCACCTTCAATGTCTGCTTCGGGATCTCGGCGGTCTGCGGCCTGCTCGCCTCCTTCATCGGCGAGCATACGGTGGCCGCCATGATGCTGCCGGTGGGCATCACGCTGATCTCGCTCACCTCGCAGAACCCCGCGCGGATCAAGAACCTCGCGGCCCTCATCCTGTTCTCCATCGTGTTCGGCTGCACGACCGCCGGCATCGGCACGCCCTCGGGCGGCGCGCGCAACGCCATCATGATCGGCTACTGGCAGGAGTTCTTCTACAATCCGGCGGTGCGCAACACCGACCGCTACCTCGTCGACTATGCGACCTGGATGCTCTACGGCTATCCCCTGTTTCTCGCCCAGCTCCTGTTCGTCACGCCGATCCTCTATTTCACCTTCAGGCCGGAACGGAAGGACCTCGCGCGCGCCATCGCCAAGCTGCGCATGCAGATCCAGATGGACGGGCCGATGACCCCGGACAACTGGCTGACCATCGTGCTCTTCGGGCTCATCATGCTCGGCTGGATCACCCTGTCGCAGGATATCGGCATGGGAACGGTCGCTCTGATCGGGACCACCGCCTTCCTGGTCACCGGTCTCGTGCGCTGGGAGGACATCAATTCCGGCGTCAACTGGGGCGTGGTGCTGCTCTATGCGGCGGCCATCTCGCTCGGCGTGGAGATGAAGGTGACGGGCGCGGCCGAATGGGTCGCCAACAGCGTGCTGGATATCTTCGCGCCGCTCGGGCTGAGCCACGGCCTCGGGCTGCTTGCCGGCGTGGCGTTGCTCACCGCAGGCGTGGCCAACACCATGGCGCCGGGCGCGGCGGTCGCCGTGCTCGGCCCATCGTTCTGA
- a CDS encoding anion permease, whose protein sequence is MAAASGEDPLVVGFITAFASATAYLAVASSPASTIVFSSGYLKIGDFLKVGWRMAITSLTLLLLLSHFLWPHFSDWR, encoded by the coding sequence ATGGCGGCCGCCTCGGGCGAGGACCCGCTGGTGGTCGGCTTCATCACCGCCTTCGCGTCGGCGACCGCCTATCTGGCCGTGGCGAGCTCGCCCGCCTCCACCATCGTCTTCTCCTCCGGCTATCTCAAGATCGGGGATTTCCTCAAGGTGGGCTGGCGCATGGCGATCACCTCGCTCACCCTGCTCCTGCTGCTGTCCCACTTCCTCTGGCCTCACTTTTCCGATTGGCGTTAG